Proteins encoded by one window of Candidatus Marinimicrobia bacterium CG08_land_8_20_14_0_20_45_22:
- a CDS encoding multifunctional 2',3'-cyclic-nucleotide 2'-phosphodiesterase/5'-nucleotidase/3'-nucleotidase translates to LIEDRVTGNSRGMLVSGAKVLIDRRKPDGNRVKSFTIGGKPIDPKKIYRLAVSDYLAEGNSGFDRLTQVAPEHIIFTGTLLRQTMIDYVRKHAQITSTLDGRWKEIK, encoded by the coding sequence CGCTCATTGAAGACCGCGTTACTGGAAATAGCCGGGGCATGTTGGTTTCTGGCGCAAAAGTCTTAATCGATAGAAGGAAGCCGGATGGAAACCGTGTCAAGTCTTTTACAATTGGCGGCAAACCGATTGATCCAAAGAAGATATACAGGTTGGCCGTTTCCGATTATCTCGCGGAAGGAAATTCTGGATTTGATCGCCTGACGCAAGTTGCGCCAGAACATATAATTTTTACCGGAACATTGCTTAGACAAACGATGATTGACTATGTTCGCAAACATGCGCAAATCACCTCGACGCTTG